One window from the genome of Citrobacter telavivensis encodes:
- a CDS encoding phosphoadenosine phosphosulfate reductase family protein, translating to MSDLIDDNFIIPALSSIAGITTPLSGQTYRNAPDIDISCYDVIIICLSGGKDSIACLLHLIDIGVDLSRVELWHHDVDGREGSTLMDWPFMADYNRKIASTFQIPLMFSWLQGGMEGEMLKENGYSRPQCIETPDGLIIAERDIQRSTPATRLRFPQQSPSLKTRWCSSALKIDVGRRALTNQRRFDGKKVLFITGERRAESSNRFNYLQLEPHTSSCKKRQVDAWRPVLEWSEEQVWEILAKHRVTAPVPYRLGWGRSSCLTCIYNSARIWATIKHYFPERIHAMANYENRFGVTISRKRINVLDLSQNISPINITDEEALLQAVNPVYTLPVINMSKEWVLPGGAYNREKCGSD from the coding sequence GTGAGTGATTTAATCGACGATAACTTTATTATTCCTGCACTGAGTAGCATAGCAGGCATCACCACGCCACTATCAGGACAAACGTACAGGAACGCTCCAGATATCGACATATCTTGCTATGACGTGATAATCATTTGCCTTAGCGGCGGAAAAGACTCCATAGCCTGCCTTCTCCACTTAATTGACATCGGGGTCGATCTGTCCAGGGTGGAACTCTGGCATCACGATGTTGATGGCCGCGAGGGAAGTACTTTAATGGACTGGCCATTTATGGCCGACTACAACCGCAAAATAGCTTCAACATTTCAGATACCGTTGATGTTCTCCTGGCTTCAGGGAGGAATGGAAGGTGAGATGCTGAAAGAGAATGGCTACAGTCGCCCGCAATGTATCGAAACCCCAGATGGATTAATAATCGCGGAACGTGATATCCAGCGAAGCACTCCCGCCACGCGACTTCGGTTCCCTCAGCAATCACCAAGCCTTAAAACACGTTGGTGCTCATCAGCACTAAAAATTGATGTTGGTCGGCGAGCACTCACAAATCAGAGACGCTTTGACGGAAAAAAGGTGCTTTTTATTACGGGGGAAAGGAGAGCGGAAAGCTCTAATAGATTCAATTACTTACAACTGGAGCCACATACCAGCAGTTGCAAAAAAAGACAAGTTGATGCCTGGAGGCCAGTACTTGAATGGTCTGAAGAACAAGTCTGGGAGATTTTAGCAAAACATCGTGTTACAGCCCCAGTACCGTATCGTCTTGGATGGGGTCGCAGTTCATGCTTAACGTGTATATACAACAGTGCTCGCATATGGGCAACCATCAAACATTATTTCCCCGAGCGTATTCACGCAATGGCCAACTATGAAAACCGCTTTGGGGTCACTATCAGTCGTAAACGAATAAATGTTCTGGATCTAAGCCAGAATATTTCTCCTATTAATATCACGGATGAGGAAGCGCTGCTGCAAGCGGTAAATCCGGTCTATACATTGCCCGTCATTAACATGTCAAAAGAATGGGTGCTACCTGGTGGGGCGTACAACCGGGAGAAATGCGGGTCAGACTAA
- a CDS encoding PerC family transcriptional regulator, with product MGQRKCAAAFLLAEEMYQIPATKSVILARDLEERGLYLRAARQWGEVMFEHTQCTEYIVEQRERCIRLSNSRHEDRIRQHEQASDLQYIHKHINDVYTRMGLKDDGVFNTA from the coding sequence ATGGGACAAAGAAAATGTGCAGCAGCGTTCCTGCTCGCTGAAGAAATGTACCAGATACCAGCGACCAAATCGGTGATACTTGCCCGGGACCTGGAAGAAAGAGGGTTGTATCTCCGCGCTGCCAGGCAATGGGGAGAGGTCATGTTTGAACATACCCAGTGTACTGAGTACATTGTTGAACAACGGGAACGTTGCATTCGGTTATCCAATTCTCGCCATGAAGACCGTATCAGACAGCATGAGCAGGCAAGTGATCTTCAATATATTCACAAGCATATTAATGATGTATACACACGGATGGGACTAAAAGACGATGGTGTCTTTAATACCGCCTGA
- the ssb gene encoding single-stranded DNA-binding protein produces the protein MTNRGYSKVIIEGTVGREPEIRQHPTHGIYAKIYVTTSESSMEDKSGLEKITEEHYQIILLGQFADVARNHLHVGTGVYLEAQLRTRLIKEDGKERFFMDVLVNPVKGHVLRKVNVGGNKLVSRHLQQNRGQDHRQNTSYSRRPQNTNARPATPRNSPPTMENYYLGNQDEVPGSTGAYGTEIAF, from the coding sequence ATGACTAATCGTGGCTATAGCAAAGTAATTATCGAAGGTACTGTAGGCCGTGAGCCTGAAATCCGACAACACCCTACCCACGGCATCTACGCAAAGATTTATGTAACAACATCTGAGTCCTCAATGGAGGATAAATCTGGTCTGGAGAAAATTACGGAAGAACACTATCAGATCATTTTGCTTGGTCAATTTGCTGATGTGGCCCGCAATCATCTTCATGTCGGGACAGGAGTGTACCTGGAGGCCCAATTGCGTACCCGCCTAATCAAGGAGGATGGTAAAGAACGCTTCTTTATGGACGTACTTGTCAACCCCGTGAAGGGGCATGTTCTTCGCAAAGTCAATGTAGGCGGTAATAAACTGGTGAGTCGTCACCTCCAGCAGAACCGTGGGCAGGATCACCGGCAGAATACCAGTTATAGCCGCAGGCCACAAAACACGAACGCGAGGCCAGCAACACCACGCAACTCGCCCCCAACAATGGAAAATTATTATTTGGGAAATCAGGATGAAGTTCCAGGAAGCACTGGTGCTTATGGAACTGAGATAGCCTTTTAA
- a CDS encoding DNA polymerase III subunit beta has protein sequence MPCMVIRRSPAMKVLEMITLRLRGDCLSALGIDLNSAQITSKGTVSGGNGDMDVSVPATQLFSLIRNMRGEDEINVRFHAAKNHLVIRTDKNSYNIPVCLDHIPEIQAETLEHNYSVYFPTQMLSQIIKRVSHAAAQNDVRFYMNGVYLGIDNGQFIAVATDGHRMAVSSHDIDFSDDVGDEIQSPTAPTSISNTNAGVILPNGVFPVLHKILSGSQGQFKIDYSNRNLTFTLGSHTVISNLVDGRYPDWKRVASTVAKNTELFKVDPSELTTALKRATPLLKEGSPNNTSVCVMSFKDNALQLKSPGSNAISCKEVMDIAKEAGEPETIVDIGMNADYLLESLASLGACSEEGEAAQIALRDTTTGILISVNKNNYDIIMPVRV, from the coding sequence ATGCCGTGTATGGTTATTCGCCGGTCTCCTGCAATGAAAGTACTGGAGATGATCACGCTGCGGTTACGTGGGGATTGTCTTTCTGCCCTTGGCATTGACTTAAACTCTGCCCAAATTACCAGTAAAGGGACGGTATCGGGGGGCAATGGTGATATGGACGTATCAGTACCTGCAACACAACTCTTTTCTTTAATCCGCAACATGCGCGGCGAAGATGAAATTAACGTCCGCTTCCATGCGGCAAAAAACCATCTTGTCATTCGCACCGACAAAAACTCCTATAACATCCCGGTTTGCTTAGACCATATACCCGAAATTCAGGCTGAGACGCTGGAACATAATTACAGCGTTTACTTTCCAACGCAGATGCTGAGTCAGATTATCAAGCGTGTCAGCCACGCTGCGGCTCAGAACGATGTCCGCTTTTATATGAATGGGGTCTACCTCGGTATCGATAATGGCCAATTTATTGCTGTAGCCACTGATGGACATCGTATGGCCGTCAGTTCTCATGATATCGACTTCAGCGATGACGTGGGCGATGAGATTCAATCTCCGACAGCTCCTACCTCTATCAGTAACACGAATGCAGGTGTGATTTTACCCAACGGGGTTTTCCCCGTGCTCCATAAAATCCTGAGCGGTAGCCAGGGTCAATTCAAAATTGACTACAGCAACCGTAACCTGACATTTACGCTCGGAAGCCATACAGTCATTTCAAATCTTGTCGATGGCCGTTACCCGGACTGGAAGCGCGTGGCCAGCACGGTAGCCAAAAATACTGAACTGTTTAAGGTTGATCCTTCTGAACTCACCACCGCACTAAAACGCGCAACCCCATTGCTTAAAGAGGGCTCGCCAAACAACACCAGTGTTTGTGTGATGTCATTCAAAGACAACGCCCTACAGCTTAAGTCGCCCGGCTCAAATGCAATCAGTTGCAAAGAGGTGATGGACATTGCGAAAGAGGCAGGCGAGCCCGAAACAATTGTTGATATCGGTATGAATGCCGATTACCTCCTGGAATCACTGGCAAGCCTGGGGGCGTGTTCGGAAGAAGGAGAAGCCGCACAGATTGCTTTGCGTGATACAACGACCGGCATATTGATTTCAGTAAACAAAAACAATTACGACATCATCATGCCTGTCCGTGTCTGA
- a CDS encoding Dam family site-specific DNA-(adenine-N6)-methyltransferase: protein MKSVLKWVGAKHNIMASLKHVLPKGGRLIEPFGGSGAVMMNTNYPEYILADINSDLIDTYQSIFKSPEKVLSELKRLYCLGRSEDAYYELRSQFNNHDSASDTQAALFIYLNRFGHRGLCRYNRKGIFNVPWGYYANPYLPETELYAMAEKMSSATLLCASFQTTLSMARPGDVVYCDPPYVNPGRFTAYHASGFTPAMQIELTKLLQLLPERGVHVIASCHDAPDIRELYQAFAIHGVTARRSIFKGSGDGKKASEIFAVKLADNSKKGAAA, encoded by the coding sequence ATGAAAAGCGTTCTGAAGTGGGTAGGAGCCAAACACAACATTATGGCAAGTCTTAAGCATGTACTACCGAAAGGTGGTCGGCTTATTGAGCCCTTTGGCGGTTCAGGCGCTGTAATGATGAATACGAATTACCCAGAATACATTTTGGCCGATATTAATAGCGACCTGATCGATACATACCAGAGTATTTTTAAGTCGCCTGAAAAGGTACTTTCTGAGCTTAAACGCCTTTACTGTCTCGGGCGTTCTGAGGACGCCTATTATGAGCTGCGAAGCCAGTTCAATAATCATGATAGTGCAAGTGACACTCAAGCTGCTCTGTTTATCTATCTGAATAGGTTTGGCCATCGCGGACTATGCCGATACAACCGGAAAGGCATCTTTAACGTCCCCTGGGGTTATTACGCCAACCCCTATCTCCCAGAGACAGAGTTATACGCAATGGCTGAGAAAATGTCCTCAGCAACTTTACTTTGCGCCAGCTTCCAGACCACGCTATCAATGGCCCGCCCGGGTGATGTGGTGTATTGCGACCCACCATATGTTAATCCCGGCAGATTCACGGCTTACCATGCCAGCGGTTTTACACCCGCTATGCAGATTGAGCTTACCAAACTGCTCCAGTTGCTGCCTGAACGCGGGGTTCATGTCATCGCATCATGCCACGATGCGCCTGATATTCGTGAGCTTTATCAAGCCTTCGCTATTCATGGTGTGACTGCCCGGAGAAGCATATTTAAAGGCAGCGGGGATGGGAAAAAAGCTTCAGAAATCTTCGCGGTCAAATTAGCGGATAACTCGAAAAAGGGAGCTGCGGCATGA